From Peromyscus maniculatus bairdii isolate BWxNUB_F1_BW_parent chromosome 8, HU_Pman_BW_mat_3.1, whole genome shotgun sequence, a single genomic window includes:
- the Sumo2 gene encoding small ubiquitin-related modifier 2, which yields MADEKPKEGVKTENNDHINLKVAGQDGSVVQFKIKRHTPLSKLMKAYCERQGLSMRQIRFRFDGQPINETDTPAQLEMEDEDTIDVFQQQTGGVY from the exons ATGGCCGACGAGAAACCCAAG GAAGGAGTGAAGACTGAGAACAACGATCATATTAATTTGAAGGTGGCGGGGCAGGATGGTTCTGTGGTGCAGTTTAAGATTAAGAGGCATACACCACTTAGTAAACTAATGAAAGCCTATTGTGAACGACAG GGTTTGTCAATGAGGCAGATCAGATTCCGGTTTGATGGGCAACCAATCAATGAAACAGATACACCTGCACAG TTGGAAATGGAGGATGAAGATACGATTGATGTGTTCCAGCAGCAGACAGGAGGTGTCTACTAA
- the Nup85 gene encoding nuclear pore complex protein Nup85 isoform X1 has product MEELDCEPAVTWIPGVNSKKKQMCFDWGPGEMLLCETSFNKKDKPEKVPSCPFIYIIRKDVDVYSQILRKLFNESHGIFVGLQRIEEELTGKSRKAQLVRVSKNYRSVIRACMEEMHQVAIAAKDPASGRQFSSQVSILSAMELIWNLCEILFIEVAPAGPLLLHLLDWVRLHVCEVDSLSADVLGSENPSKHESFWNLVTVLVLQGRLDEARQMLSKEADANPPSASMCRILGDLMRTMPILSPGNTQTLTELELKWQHWREECERHLQDSTFAASPRLESLCKIMLGDEATLLEHKELLSNWYHFLVTRLLYSNPTVKPIDLHFYAQSSLDMFLGGESSPEPLDNILMAAFEFDIHQVIKECSIALSNWWFVAHLTDLLDHCRLLQSHNLYFGSNMREFLLLEYASGLFAHHSLWQLGVDYFDHCPELGRVSLELHIERIPLNTEQKALKVLRVCEQRQMTEQVRSICKILAMKAVRNNRLGSALSWSIRAKDAAFATLVSDRFLRDYCERGCFSDLDLIDNLGPAMMLSDRLTFLGKYREFHRLYGEKRFGDAASLLLSLMTSQIAPRSFWMTLLTDALPLLEQKQVIFSAEQTYELMRCLEDLASGRPGCGEPDAQRLQDEDDIEATKVEMLRLALARNLARAILREGSLEGS; this is encoded by the exons ATGGAGGAGCTCGATTGCGAGCCCGCAGTAACT TGGATTCCAGGCGTGAATTCCAAGAAGAAGCAAATGTGTTTTGACTGGGGTCCTGGGGAGATGCTCCTGTGTGAAACTTCCTTCAACAAAAAAG acaaACCAGAGAAGGTGCCGAGCTGCCCCTTTATCTATATCATACGGAAAGATGTAGATGTTTACTCTCAAATTTTGAGAAAACTCTTCAATGAATCCCATGGAATCTTTGTTGGTCTGCAAAGAATTGAGGAGGAATTGACTGGAAAATCCAGGAAAGCTCA atTGGTTCGAGTGAGTAAAAATTACCGATCGGTCATACGGGCCTGTATGGAAGAAATGCACCAGGTTGCAA TTGCTGCTAAAGATCCAGCCAGTGGCCGGCAGTTCAGCAGCCAG gtCTCCATTTTGTCAGCCATGGAGCTCATCTGGAACCTGTGTGAGATTCTTTTTATTGAAGTAGCCCCAG CTGGccccctcctccttcatcttcttGACTGGGTCCGACTGCACGTGTGTGAGGTGGACAGTTTGTCAGCAGATGTTCTGGGCAGTGAGAACCCAAGTAAACATGAGAGCTTCTGGAACTTG GTGACTGTCTTGGTGCTTCAGGGCCGGTTGGATGAGGCACGACAAATGCTGTCCAAAGAAGCTGATGCCAACCCCCCTTCTGCAAGCATGTGCCGCATCCTTGGGGATCTGATGAGGACAATGCCCATTCTGAGT CCTGGCAACACTCAGACTCTGACGGAGCTGGAGCTGAAGTGGCAGCATTGGCGTGAGGAGTGTGAGCGGCACTTGCAAGACAGCACATTCGCAGCCAGCCCCCGTCTGGAGTCGCTCTGCAAG ATCATGCTGGGAGACGAGGCCACCTTGTTGGAGCACAAGGAGCTTCTGAGCAACTGGTACCATTTCCTAGTGACTAGGCTGCTGTATTCTAACCCCACAGTGAAACCTATTGACCTGCACTTCTATGCCCAG TCCAGCCTGGACATGTTTCTGGGAGGTGAGAGCAGTCCAGAGCCACTGGACAACATCTTGATGGCGGCCTTTGAGTTTGACATCCACCAGGTGATCAAGGAGTGCAG CATCGCCTTAAGCAACTGGTGGTTCGTAGCTCACCTCACCGACCTGTTGGATCACTGCAGACTCCTCCAGTCACACAACCTCTA ttttggTTCTAACATGAGAGAGTTCCTTCTGCTGGAATATGCCTCAGGACTCTTTGCTCATCACAG CCTGTGGCAGCTGGGGGTGGATTACTTTGACCACTGCCCGGAGCTGGGCCGCGTTTCCCTGGAGCTGCACATAGAGCGGATTCCCCTCAACACAGAGCAGAAAGCCCTGAAGGTGCTGAGGGTCTGTGAGCAGCGGCAGATGACTGAACAAG TTCGAAGCATCTGTAAGATCTTGGCCATGAAGGCTGTCCGCAATAACCGCCTGGGCTCAGCCCTCTCTTGGAGCATCCGTGCCAAAGACGCTGCTTTTGCCACGCTCGTATCTGACAG ATTCCTCAGGGATTACTGTGAGAGAGGCTGCTTTTCTGACTTGGATCTCATTGACAACCTGGGGCCAGCCATGATGCTCAGTGATCGACTGACATTCCTGG GAAAGTACCGGGAGTTCCACAGACTGTATGGGGAGAAGCGCTTTGGTGACGCTGCTTCTCTTCTGCTGTCCCTCATGACCTCTCAGATAGCACCTCGTTCTTTCTGGATGACTCTGCTGACAGATGCCCTACCTCTTTTGGAACAGAAACAG GTGATTTTCTCAGCAGAGCAGACATATGAGCTGATGCGCTGCCTGGAAGACTTGGCCTCAGGGAGGCCAGGGTGTGGTGAGCCTGATGCCCAGCGACTCCAG GACGAAGACGACATAGAGGCCACCAAGGTGGAGATGCTGAGACTGGCTCTTGCCCGGAACCTCGCTCGGGCAATTCTAAGAGAAGGCTCACTGGAAGGTTCCTGA
- the Nup85 gene encoding nuclear pore complex protein Nup85 isoform X2, translating into MCFDWGPGEMLLCETSFNKKDKPEKVPSCPFIYIIRKDVDVYSQILRKLFNESHGIFVGLQRIEEELTGKSRKAQLVRVSKNYRSVIRACMEEMHQVAIAAKDPASGRQFSSQVSILSAMELIWNLCEILFIEVAPAGPLLLHLLDWVRLHVCEVDSLSADVLGSENPSKHESFWNLVTVLVLQGRLDEARQMLSKEADANPPSASMCRILGDLMRTMPILSPGNTQTLTELELKWQHWREECERHLQDSTFAASPRLESLCKIMLGDEATLLEHKELLSNWYHFLVTRLLYSNPTVKPIDLHFYAQSSLDMFLGGESSPEPLDNILMAAFEFDIHQVIKECSIALSNWWFVAHLTDLLDHCRLLQSHNLYFGSNMREFLLLEYASGLFAHHSLWQLGVDYFDHCPELGRVSLELHIERIPLNTEQKALKVLRVCEQRQMTEQVRSICKILAMKAVRNNRLGSALSWSIRAKDAAFATLVSDRFLRDYCERGCFSDLDLIDNLGPAMMLSDRLTFLGKYREFHRLYGEKRFGDAASLLLSLMTSQIAPRSFWMTLLTDALPLLEQKQVIFSAEQTYELMRCLEDLASGRPGCGEPDAQRLQDEDDIEATKVEMLRLALARNLARAILREGSLEGS; encoded by the exons ATGTGTTTTGACTGGGGTCCTGGGGAGATGCTCCTGTGTGAAACTTCCTTCAACAAAAAAG acaaACCAGAGAAGGTGCCGAGCTGCCCCTTTATCTATATCATACGGAAAGATGTAGATGTTTACTCTCAAATTTTGAGAAAACTCTTCAATGAATCCCATGGAATCTTTGTTGGTCTGCAAAGAATTGAGGAGGAATTGACTGGAAAATCCAGGAAAGCTCA atTGGTTCGAGTGAGTAAAAATTACCGATCGGTCATACGGGCCTGTATGGAAGAAATGCACCAGGTTGCAA TTGCTGCTAAAGATCCAGCCAGTGGCCGGCAGTTCAGCAGCCAG gtCTCCATTTTGTCAGCCATGGAGCTCATCTGGAACCTGTGTGAGATTCTTTTTATTGAAGTAGCCCCAG CTGGccccctcctccttcatcttcttGACTGGGTCCGACTGCACGTGTGTGAGGTGGACAGTTTGTCAGCAGATGTTCTGGGCAGTGAGAACCCAAGTAAACATGAGAGCTTCTGGAACTTG GTGACTGTCTTGGTGCTTCAGGGCCGGTTGGATGAGGCACGACAAATGCTGTCCAAAGAAGCTGATGCCAACCCCCCTTCTGCAAGCATGTGCCGCATCCTTGGGGATCTGATGAGGACAATGCCCATTCTGAGT CCTGGCAACACTCAGACTCTGACGGAGCTGGAGCTGAAGTGGCAGCATTGGCGTGAGGAGTGTGAGCGGCACTTGCAAGACAGCACATTCGCAGCCAGCCCCCGTCTGGAGTCGCTCTGCAAG ATCATGCTGGGAGACGAGGCCACCTTGTTGGAGCACAAGGAGCTTCTGAGCAACTGGTACCATTTCCTAGTGACTAGGCTGCTGTATTCTAACCCCACAGTGAAACCTATTGACCTGCACTTCTATGCCCAG TCCAGCCTGGACATGTTTCTGGGAGGTGAGAGCAGTCCAGAGCCACTGGACAACATCTTGATGGCGGCCTTTGAGTTTGACATCCACCAGGTGATCAAGGAGTGCAG CATCGCCTTAAGCAACTGGTGGTTCGTAGCTCACCTCACCGACCTGTTGGATCACTGCAGACTCCTCCAGTCACACAACCTCTA ttttggTTCTAACATGAGAGAGTTCCTTCTGCTGGAATATGCCTCAGGACTCTTTGCTCATCACAG CCTGTGGCAGCTGGGGGTGGATTACTTTGACCACTGCCCGGAGCTGGGCCGCGTTTCCCTGGAGCTGCACATAGAGCGGATTCCCCTCAACACAGAGCAGAAAGCCCTGAAGGTGCTGAGGGTCTGTGAGCAGCGGCAGATGACTGAACAAG TTCGAAGCATCTGTAAGATCTTGGCCATGAAGGCTGTCCGCAATAACCGCCTGGGCTCAGCCCTCTCTTGGAGCATCCGTGCCAAAGACGCTGCTTTTGCCACGCTCGTATCTGACAG ATTCCTCAGGGATTACTGTGAGAGAGGCTGCTTTTCTGACTTGGATCTCATTGACAACCTGGGGCCAGCCATGATGCTCAGTGATCGACTGACATTCCTGG GAAAGTACCGGGAGTTCCACAGACTGTATGGGGAGAAGCGCTTTGGTGACGCTGCTTCTCTTCTGCTGTCCCTCATGACCTCTCAGATAGCACCTCGTTCTTTCTGGATGACTCTGCTGACAGATGCCCTACCTCTTTTGGAACAGAAACAG GTGATTTTCTCAGCAGAGCAGACATATGAGCTGATGCGCTGCCTGGAAGACTTGGCCTCAGGGAGGCCAGGGTGTGGTGAGCCTGATGCCCAGCGACTCCAG GACGAAGACGACATAGAGGCCACCAAGGTGGAGATGCTGAGACTGGCTCTTGCCCGGAACCTCGCTCGGGCAATTCTAAGAGAAGGCTCACTGGAAGGTTCCTGA